The window TTACTTTGTTTAATGATAAAAGTAATATTTCTTTATAATGATGCGTTGTTTGGGTTAAAATGtttgtataatttattaaattatttatgtatttatatttatttatattttttttaagaacgagttttgtaaaagataaaatgattgtACAAGATATATTCTTCAAAAATATATATAGATAATTTGTTGTAagtaattttttcatttttttaagaattataGATATGTCAAAGTAATTTTATGATAAAAttatgaatgaatgagaagaCACACcatatattcttaaagaatttgactATTTATGTACTTTTTTCACTGTGAAGGTTGAATGTCTAAATGTTTTTTTGTTCATGTTTATTTTAAGAATGTTTGTGGTTAAAAGTAACTTTCTTCACATTGTTTACACATTATGTAGATATCACACTTATGGTTTGGTAAAAGTGAGGAAAAAATGAGAAagaacatcttatattcttaaaaaatataattgttaGTTTAATCCACATATACAAATAGAATTCACATTTTTATCAATTAAAGAATGATTTTTTAATCtatttattcttaaagaatgtatATGTTTGTCATATTGTTTTTTTTCAAATCATAAGTTGACTATGTTAATGTTTTTATCCACGTATTCTTATAAATTGTGGATGAATTTGGTATATGCTTAAAGAATGGTAATGTTTGTTTCATCCATGCATTACACATGATATATGCCAAAATGTAATGAACAAAAATAACTTTCTTTAAGAATAAAGACgttcaagaaaaaaaaagcaaGAACAACCCAACTCTTTTATATTTCTCAAGTTACAGGTCTATATAAAAGAAAAGTAAAAACATGTAGAGCTAGAGGTAGAAGACGATGCATAATGgttagataaaaaaaacattaagatCAAAGGTAGTGGGGAATAAAGAGGGGGCAATTAAAATAACGAGTgacctgtttttttttttttttttctaatatgaattaaaaaaaacaagaaCATGGAGAGTCAAAGGTAGAAGACGATGAATAGTGGTTGAGTAAAAAAATCTAAAGAACTAAGGTAGAAGGCAATAAATGGGAATGATGAAACTGGTGCGTAATATGAataattgtcatatatatatgaataaaatattaggttattaaattaatattattGAATATTCCTAATTTATCTTTAGAtgatgattggtccagaattggTTATACACTCACACAATAACAAAtgtttatatatgaacctaactctttctctctctctctctctctctctatatatatatatatatatatatatatatatatatatatatatatatatatatatatatatatatatatatatatatatatatatatatatatcgatcgATCGATCGATCGAGAATGTGCATGTGACATAAGAGACTATCATTACTACAAATGTCATTTGAACATATAAAGCACACAACCAGAACAAGTAGTTAATGCTAAGATTGGAATGATCCCAAGAAGAATGTCACCTTATAAGAGTTGTAGGAATAAATGCATAAAACGTGAGTATTGCATGCTTGAGGATGGGCCAAATTTACCAAAGTTGGACTAGCATACCGCGCATGGGTCCGACTAAGGCAAAACCTAGTGAGTAGTCCACCTTTGGTATTAAAGAAACCTTTTGCAACACTTTTTGACATTAATTTGCATACAATCCACAACTATTCTAGAGGGATTGAATTTCGTAGAACAAATTTATTGATAGATTGAGAGGCCAATCCATTGCTTAATTAGGTGgaaaacaaataaattaaaaagaaaccTTTTCGTTGCAACCGAGAGAAAGAAAAGGTCGTTTGATGATCTTAGTTCACAACCCCCAACTGGACACATGTCACAATAAGAATGATAagctttttcatattaatttcaataatcatTTATTAGATAATATACatgttaataaattataaaatatatcatggtttttaatttttgtaatagaatataatattgatatatttttataaatatttaaaacacCCATAACAATGTATTTTTGTTGTTTTAGATTGTTGATAAACAATGAAATTGATTTTGGTTGATTGTATATGTGGATAagaaataaaatatgtttttaatgAATTAAAGAGTTGTAATCGGATATAGTCTTATAGTTATTGTTGTGAGGATTATACCATAAAACATACTTTCCTAGTTGTAAATTTAGGTTTTGGTATGTCATTTTCCTTTATTTCATGCAATTTCAATAgattaagtttctatttaatttatgTAATCAAGAGGACACTTATAATAAAGCAGGTGACCAAGAAAAGAGGATGTTCAAAATGGTTGCATGAAGATGGAACAAGGTTTTTAAGGCTCACATATAAAAGAGTTATTATTGTAATAATAGTAGTTGTTCCCCGTATAAAATTGAATAAATTAACCCTTGCATGGCTTATGTGGGGTTAATATTAAAACGTGCATTGCTATTGCATCTTTGTGGTTATTTTACTTGCTTTGATTATTAGTTGATATTGTAAGTACAACAAAAACATTTTCTGTTCGAAACAACATTTATACAATAAACATACTTTCATATTAACAAAAGGACATTCAAGTGTGTATCATACATGCCACAATTACAAGGAAAACTATAAAATGGCACAACCAAGTACATCTTATAACAATAAAATTATATGGAATATATGTTTAATTAAGTCTCAAGTTCCATCAAAGAGCTAAGCTATATTTTGTCATTAGCACTTGTACATACACATGTTATATAGAAGATTCCATAAGCTATAAAGTAGTGAGTAACATTAAGTTCTCATGTATATTCAATACATCACAATATACACCAATTATCACCAATAAAACCATCATgacatataaatacatttttcaATACACATGCAATGAATTTATCCAAACAAACAATGAGTATATTCAAATATGTCCTCACATATTCCTCAAGTGAACTAACCTCTTTACAGCCCGTCCCAGAGTCCATTTTTAAAATGGCTCAaaatttttatggattttattaatGATATGTTAGAAAGATCGAtcttgaagatatcattaataattTTTCATCTAAAAAATCTAGAACAATTATTTTTCTttaaatatatgaatttttataaTCGAAAATACTATATTTAGGAGCTAGTataaacaattttctttaagtTATTGAGTTATTATAAAAAAGGTTAATGAAATATGTGTATTTTAAGGTACTTTTTTCCTCTTTCACCATGAGCCTAAAATATATTTGGAACGACCCTGATAACCTGTTACTCGCCTTGAGTTCTTGAAGAGTTTGCTATTGATTCTTTTCCAGTATTTTCTTTGTCCCCTAAACAAAGAAGTATCCATATCAAAACATGGTACAACAATCTATGGAATCAATTTTCCCATGCCCTTAATCATAATTCGACCCACTCTATTAGACTAGCGAAAACATGATGTAAGAACATCAATTTAATGATAATTATCATATTTATAGTCAACCTTATATCAATTGGGTTGCCTGACCACCCATTGTGGGACATCACCTTGATAGctcgaacccccccccccccccccccccccccccccaactttTTTATTGTCAAAAGCTTCCTCGATTTGTGAGAATATGGGAGAAGAGGCTCACCATAGGTGAAATGCTAGGACATTGAAACATGTTGCAAACCCTTCTCATGGCTACTCCTGGCCGAAGCCCATTGGACATATGTTGTGTAATTCATCTAACAACATCATTAATAAGTGTGATTAGAGGCATAAAATAACTATATTCACCAAATTCATCAACACTTTCCATTTAGACATTGTACTTTCAACCAAGACCAATTCTACTATGTGCTTCAACACATATACATTCAAAATGCCATACAAGTCCAACACTTGCTAATAGTATTCCAAATATTAAGTCTAAAAAGTTTGGGCGTTACAAGGTGTCAAGGCTAAAGAGAGTAAAAGGTAGAAACATGAAGAAGAGAAAATCTACGAGGTTTGTGTTTGGATGTATGAAGTTCGTGTTCATAGCATAAAGGATAAAGGATGAAGTTTGTGTTCATAGCATAAAGGATGAAGATGAGAAACTCTGGCGCTTGTGAGTCCTCGTTGGAGGATACGATACTTTAAATgaaggattttgttttaatatataaGCCATCACACTTTGCAAAAATTCTTGACCATCAATAAACAAGTTTTCACTATTTGAACTATGATCCACATGTGTATGAAGGTACTCATTTATTTCAGTCCAATGGGGTAATCTCTAACCAGCCACAATGGAGTAGGGACTTGATGGTAACCCCCTTTCGGCTCTTTTCATGAGATAGATAACTTACATCATGCTTTCTACTCCCCTTCTTTTACATCATGGTTCATGATATCCCTTCCTACTCCATTCCTGAGATGGAAACTTGACATCATGCTTTATGTTTTATGGCCCCCTTTAGGGTCCTACAAATACCCCTCTTTTCACTATTGTAAGGATTATCACATGGGCTCTCCCCACTAACATATACATGTAAGGTTTCTCACCGCAATGGTGGAGTGGACCCCATAATTGCAATGATCATTCTTTTATGAGTGATACCAAGTTTCTCAAACAAAAACCAAAGCACATTAAGAGGGTTGACATCTTTAATCTTCAAATCATTTCCATATTCAACATTCAATATGCAACATAATCATGATACAAATCAGCCATTCTATATCACTTAACGAAACAATCTTGATCTATCaactatataaaatatacaaCCACAAAACTAGCAATGGTTTTAGCAACAAACAAGACCGATAAAAGGCTGATCTAGCCAACTGCCCAACATCACTACTCCAtttccatcatcatcatcatcatcctttAGTTAACAACATTTACCGAAGAACAACAACCAAATGGCATCCACAAACCTCTACCTTTGACCTTCTTCCCTGCTTTCTTACCATCTTCAATCAACTTTGGTGGTGATGACAACAACTCCTGGTTTACCTTCTCGGTTGCACCTTCATCTTTATGAACCACAGTTACTGACTCTTTAACACTTGGAGATTTGGCTTCACCTAACAGATTCTTTAAAGGTGCAGAGTGTTTCCCTGTGCTCCAATTTGTCACTTTTGCAATAACTTCCTCATTCTTCTTTCTCTCTTCTGATTCATTGCTGACATTGGCTATTGTTGGGATCCAACCAGCTTTTTGAGCATCTTGAACCTCAGATGAACATGGTTTCTGATCTTTGCCTTCAGGTTGAACTAGAGTCATGAAAGATGGAGGCTCAAAGACATCTGATGAGCCCGAATGGTTATCTGGCTTCCCAGAGTTGAGTTTTGGCTTATCATCAATTGAAGCAGTAGAGAGGACTTTAACATGTTATGAAAAAGTAAAACAATAAAATTAGATTCATTATTCAGAAATGGAAATAAAGAGGTCTAGTCAACATTCAAGAAATGTACCTGAAACTGATCCCCAATTTGCTTCAAGACTATTACTTGAATCTATGGATAAATCAACACCAGAATCTTGATTAGTTATTAGTTTTCCTATGATAGGTTCAGAAACAACACCTGAAGTATTCTTGTCATTAACAATACAATCATCAACTTTTGGTTCTTTGGTAGCTTCTTTTGGGAGTTTTTCCAAGTTTTGTGCCTCAAGATCCACTTTTTTAGTCAAAACTGTATCGGGTTCTTCCAAAACTTCATGGGTGTGATCATTTGAGTGTTTTTCCAAATTGGGTGCACCAAGATCCTCTTTTTCAATCGAACTTGAGTTGGGTTCTTCAATAGCTTCAAAGGTGTGTTCTTTTGAgtttttttccaagattgatgCTCCAAGATCATCTTTTTCAGTCAAAACTGTTTTGGGCTCTTCAACAACTTCATGGGTGTGTTCATTTGAGCATTTTTCAGACTCGGGTGCATCAAGATCCTGCTTTTCTGTCAAAATTGATTCGGGCTCCTTGACACTTTCTTGAATCTGCTTTGTTGAGCCATTTTCCAACTTGGGTGTTTCAAGTTCTTCCTTTTTGATCAAAGTGGAGTTAGGTTCTTGGACAACTTCAAAGGTGTCTTCTTTTGAGCTTTTTTCCAAGATTGGTGCTCCAAGATCATCTTTTTCAGTCAAAACTGATTCGGGTTCTTCAAAAACTTCATGGGTGTGTTTGTTTGAGTGTGTTTCGGATTCAGGAGCACCAAGATCCTCTTTTTCAATCAAAACTGATTTAGGCTCCTTGACAACTTCCTCAATCTCTTCTGTTGAGCAATTTTCCAACTTTGGTGCAACAAGATTCTTGTTTTCAGTCAAAATTGCAATGGATTCATTGAAATCTTCCTGAATCTGTTCTTTTAAGTCTTTTTCCAACTTGGGTGCACCAAGATCCTCCTTTTCAATCAAAACTGATTCAGGTTCTTCAACAACTTCATGGCTGAGTTCTTTTTCTGACTCGGGTGCACAAAGATCATCCTTTTCACTCGAAACTGATTCAGGTTCTTTCACAACTTCTTGAATCTGTTCCTTGATTTGAGTCAAAACCATATCTGGTTCCTTCTCAACTTCCAAGATTTGTTCTTTTGAGCATTCGGATGCACCAAGATCCTCCTTTTGGGTCAAAACCGAAACACTTTGAACAGTTTCAGGTTCTTTCACAGCTTCTGAGGCATGTTCATGCTCCATTTCAAACTTTTCAAGCTTGATTTCTTCATTGATATTCTCTGCACCATGAACAATTTCagcttctttgacaacttctgaAACAGGTTCACTTTCAGATTCAAGCTTCTCATGCTTGATCTCTTCATTAACTCCATCTGAAGTTACTGATTCCAACTTTACCCCTGCCCCCACATCATCAATCGATTGAGCTTCTTGAGATATATCACTTTGTTTGAGGGTTGGTTCAACAACTCCATCTTTGACCAAATCATCAGCAGATTTCCCATTAGTTTCAAGTAACGCGGATTTTGCCTCAGATGAATCCACCTTGAAATCTATTGATATACAAAGATAATCGTAAATTAAAAAAATTCTCACTGTAATTTATATAATTTACGGATCACTTTTAGATTTTCTGGCTGGGATTCTGACAAAAGCAGATAAATCTCTCGATAATTGAGAATGGGGGTAGTTGATCGATTACGAAAAGAATCTTTGATTTTATACGAATTATAAAGTGAAAACACATACTTACCACCATGTTCAGCATCtttaaatgaaaaaaacaaaTCTCTATCCAGAGTTTTGTTTGCAGATCCTGTACTGGTAGTGTCTGCGAATTCTGTAACAGCATCTAAAAACGATTCATCTTCAGATCTACTGAAACTTCCCCCAATCGCACCACCGCCGCCGCCGATGCTCGTCTTCTTCTGAATTTTGGGAccttaaaaggaaaaaaaaattaaacagaaTCTACGAAACGTAAATTACAAGTTTTGTAATAAAAGATGAAATCTCACTTGGGGTTTTGTCTTTATCGTCATCAAGATGGTTTTCATCATCTGAAACCACTTCTGAATGGATTAAATTAGTGTAACCGTCAATGGTTCCACAGATCTTCTTGTGGGATCGCCTGTGTTTAGCGCTTGGATGTGGGTTCGGAAAAGGCCACCCACATCTACGACATAAATAAACCCCATGACTCTCATGTCCTGCATATTACagaaatcaacaaaattaacaaaCCCCAGTTGTGATTTCAAAAACCCACAAGAAATAAGTGTTATAAAtgtgttgaatcaacaatgaggATTAGAATTTGAGAAAACCCACGTTAGAAAGTGGGTTAAAAGCAAGGAAATAACAGAACCTGATGGGATGGAGTGTTTGCTTTGATCTTGGACATCCATGTCTGTGCTACGATGAAAAAGAGGAGAGATTGGATTGAGTGAGAAAATCAAGAGGGAATGGAGAATTTTAGTAAGAAGAATGAGGGCAGGTGTTGGTATAAAGTCTTGGTAGATGAAACTCTGAAACTATGAAAGGGTGGCTGCTGGAACAGAGACAAAAAGGTGCTGAGTTTTATACCCTAGCAATACGTTGTCCGTTTTCATTGTTTTAAGggtttttctctttacaaaaaaTTGCTTAAAAAATCTCTAAAACTTTAATTCATAAATGAACCATTTAGAATCCTTGATTGTATTTTTCCATCGTTATCatcttttcaaataaaatttaaataCAATTACATTCAATTATACAATCTTTAAtaattatagaatatttaaattCAATAATTATATTATCAATTACAACATATTATTCTATTTATATACAAGATATTAATTTATCTAATTAATATTCTTCCTAATTTAACTCCGTTATTTATAGTTTCTGGCTTCAAAATTTAAACccgtttagtttttatttttattttttttgtgaaaaaactcattaaataaacATATCAATAATTTGGTCATTAACCTATAAAATCTAATTTAATCCTATTAAATGAGCAAAATATTTAAgagtaaaaaataaagtcaatattatttataatttatctcCCGTTATATCTCACGTAGTCGTTCCCCAAGTACTAGATTAGGGCTTTGTTTATCAATAATTTGGGCACCACGAAAGGTGTAAACTGCGGTTTGCGGTGCGGTTTGTTGTGGGCGGTTTTGTGGTTTCAGTGCGGTTTGATTAGTTGTTAAACTTTGAATCTATTTTCAATCATTTGatctaaattaaaattttatattttattaaagaaataCTATATTGTAATATATATTAACATATATTTATGGTCATTGCTTAATACTATCAAATCTTTATACATCTTATTCAACATATTATATTGCAATATCTTACAACTAATATATATTTTCATGAGGTGAAGTTATAACGTAATTTCTTTGTAAACACTAATGTAATTTACCAAGAGCTAATGTAAATTGTGGTTTGTTGAAGAATCCACGTTTAATGAACTACTACAGTTTAGTTACTCGCATAATCTTACTATTACAAAAGGTTTGTTGATAAAATCgaactgttatatatatatatatatatatatatatatatatatatatatatatatatatatatatatggggatagggaatatacattacaacctcacctaagcttaggtactaaacctctaaaatatgtcgttttaacATGCTAAATATACCTAGTTTGGTTTaacttggtaaatatatcattctccataacatttctttctttcattaCCGTTCTATCATCTCCGTTTTCTTTCCTTaattatcgtttattacttcatccaagtgaacattactaaaccctaaacctaaacctaaaccctaaatttaaaccTTAAACACTAAAtctaaaccctaaacactaaatctaaacactaaaccctaaaccctaaccctaaaccctaaaccctaaaccctaaacactaaaccctaaaccctaaaccctaaacataaacctaaaccctaaaccctaaaccctaaactctaatCCTTATTGTGTCGATTTTGAATTTACATCTTGAAGTATTAATCGTGAATCCATTAACcgtaatctttatatagtaaaacaatgtattttcaagaggtttagtacctaagcttaggtggggctgtaatgtatattccattttccatatatatatatatatatatatatatatatatatatatatatatatatatatatatatatggtgcggTGCGGTTTGAACCGTAGTTTTGAAACTaaaaaccgcaaaccgcaccacAAAAGATCTAAACCGcattatgcggtgcggtttggtgcggtGTGGGCGGTTTATGCGGTTTGATGTACacccctaatatatatatatatatatatatatatatatatatatatatatatatatatatatatatatatatata of the Lactuca sativa cultivar Salinas chromosome 6, Lsat_Salinas_v11, whole genome shotgun sequence genome contains:
- the LOC111883955 gene encoding uncharacterized protein LOC111883955 produces the protein MDVQDQSKHSIPSGHESHGVYLCRRCGWPFPNPHPSAKHRRSHKKICGTIDGYTNLIHSEVVSDDENHLDDDKDKTPSPKIQKKTSIGGGGGAIGGSFSRSEDESFLDAVTEFADTTSTGSANKTLDRDLFFSFKDAEHGDFKVDSSEAKSALLETNGKSADDLVKDGVVEPTLKQSDISQEAQSIDDVGAGVKLESVTSDGVNEEIKHEKLESESEPVSEVVKEAEIVHGAENINEEIKLEKFEMEHEHASEAVKEPETVQSVSVLTQKEDLGASECSKEQILEVEKEPDMVLTQIKEQIQEVVKEPESVSSEKDDLCAPESEKELSHEVVEEPESVLIEKEDLGAPKLEKDLKEQIQEDFNESIAILTENKNLVAPKLENCSTEEIEEVVKEPKSVLIEKEDLGAPESETHSNKHTHEVFEEPESVLTEKDDLGAPILEKSSKEDTFEVVQEPNSTLIKKEELETPKLENGSTKQIQESVKEPESILTEKQDLDAPESEKCSNEHTHEVVEEPKTVLTEKDDLGASILEKNSKEHTFEAIEEPNSSSIEKEDLGAPNLEKHSNDHTHEVLEEPDTVLTKKVDLEAQNLEKLPKEATKEPKVDDCIVNDKNTSGVVSEPIIGKLITNQDSGVDLSIDSSNSLEANWGSVSVLSTASIDDKPKLNSGKPDNHSGSSDVFEPPSFMTLVQPEGKDQKPCSSEVQDAQKAGWIPTIANVSNESEERKKNEEVIAKVTNWSTGKHSAPLKNLLGEAKSPSVKESVTVVHKDEGATEKVNQELLSSPPKLIEDGKKAGKKVKGRGLWMPFGCCSSVNVVN